From the genome of Candidatus Electrothrix communis, one region includes:
- a CDS encoding RNA 2'-phosphotransferase, which translates to MLVNLELTSTEPPPVLYHGTATRFLPSIRSQGLQSMSRLHVHLSGTRAQAYRVGARHGRPVVLEIDAKGMADAGHLFFLSANGVWLTEVVPVDFIRNDLIKMV; encoded by the coding sequence ATTCTTGTTAATCTTGAACTTACGTCGACAGAACCGCCTCCGGTGCTTTATCATGGAACGGCGACTCGTTTTCTCCCGTCAATTCGCTCTCAAGGTCTGCAAAGCATGAGTCGTCTGCATGTTCATCTTTCTGGAACAAGGGCGCAGGCGTACCGGGTTGGTGCTCGGCACGGGCGTCCTGTGGTGTTGGAAATTGACGCAAAGGGAATGGCTGATGCCGGGCATCTGTTTTTTCTGTCCGCTAACGGCGTTTGGTTGACGGAGGTTGTGCCTGTTGATTTTATCAGGAACGATCTTATAAAAATGGTCTGA
- a CDS encoding SUMF1/EgtB/PvdO family nonheme iron enzyme, with product MPLEILNFIKPAWIKPLWKKLGRISDERKKELARLRDEFVDPETLKGLYIEPFLQDRNPADVMQEDLLAAARQPAFERINEFFQGSLPLEKDGRHQMFILSDAGMGKTSLLLMIKLMHLTSFWPKGHHCALFKLGDDTLKRVQALPNKGETVLLLDALDEDPQAWKRIRDRLLDLLQASEDFRRVIISSRTQFFPEMESDRLGRPEIKVLSGYHCPVLYLAPFTDVQVQEFIHRKLPLSWHHHLRLQAGRIKKDREKAVRLLEHMQDLRMRPMLLQHIDKLLVADCQQEWNAYTVYEALVAEWLDREVRKLREQHKNRRVPERKELFHACLRIAEQMERGGGDRRIISEEELRQLIEADENIAWLEKFELGGRSLLNRNSDRAFRFSHYTIQEFLLAWGLVNKQLVGKEPLRATDQLLRFVDFADGIAEYFDQITLPETFDPVAYVRRYRASWPVPVQIQHRLRNGAIGPDMVLLPGGRFQMGDIQGDGRGNERPVHEVELDSFAIGRYPVTFAEYDIFCEATGREKSNDQSWGRGQRPVINVRWEDAVAYCAWLSRETGHTYRLPTEAEWEYACRAGSASSWCFGDDEAGLGEYAWYDKNGEKQTHPVGEKKANAWGLHDMHGNVWEWCGDWYGEKYYADCQRQGTVKSPPGLAQGKRRVIRGGSWDDFPSNARCSFRNWDFPYLRYFSVGFRVVFSPAAGS from the coding sequence ATGCCTCTGGAAATCCTGAATTTTATCAAGCCCGCGTGGATTAAGCCGCTTTGGAAGAAGCTCGGGCGGATAAGCGATGAGCGCAAAAAAGAGCTGGCTCGTTTGCGGGACGAATTTGTTGATCCGGAAACCCTGAAGGGACTCTATATTGAGCCGTTTTTGCAGGATCGCAATCCGGCGGATGTGATGCAGGAGGATCTGCTGGCCGCAGCCCGCCAACCTGCTTTTGAGCGGATCAACGAGTTTTTTCAGGGGAGCCTGCCTTTAGAAAAGGACGGGCGGCACCAGATGTTCATCCTCTCTGATGCTGGAATGGGCAAGACCTCCCTGCTGCTCATGATCAAGCTCATGCATCTGACCAGCTTCTGGCCGAAGGGACATCATTGTGCTCTGTTCAAGTTGGGAGATGATACTCTGAAGCGGGTACAGGCCCTCCCGAATAAGGGGGAGACAGTACTTCTGCTGGACGCCTTAGATGAAGATCCGCAGGCTTGGAAACGAATTCGTGACCGCTTGCTCGATCTGTTGCAGGCCAGTGAGGATTTTCGTCGGGTGATCATCTCCAGCCGCACCCAGTTTTTTCCGGAAATGGAATCAGACCGACTTGGTCGCCCGGAGATCAAGGTGCTGTCCGGTTACCACTGTCCGGTGCTCTATCTTGCTCCCTTTACCGATGTTCAGGTACAGGAATTCATTCATCGAAAATTGCCCCTGAGCTGGCATCATCATCTTCGTTTGCAGGCCGGACGAATCAAGAAAGATCGGGAAAAGGCTGTCCGGTTGTTGGAGCATATGCAGGATCTGCGGATGCGGCCTATGTTGCTCCAGCATATCGACAAGCTTCTTGTTGCAGACTGCCAACAGGAGTGGAATGCCTATACGGTGTACGAGGCCTTGGTGGCTGAATGGCTGGACCGGGAGGTGCGTAAGCTTCGGGAGCAACATAAAAACCGGCGAGTACCGGAGCGTAAAGAGTTGTTTCATGCTTGTTTGCGGATTGCTGAGCAGATGGAGCGGGGCGGAGGTGATCGGAGGATTATCTCGGAAGAGGAGCTGCGGCAGCTGATTGAGGCAGATGAGAATATTGCTTGGTTGGAAAAGTTTGAACTGGGCGGGCGTTCTCTGCTTAACCGGAATTCCGATCGTGCCTTTCGCTTCAGCCATTATACGATACAAGAATTTCTCTTGGCTTGGGGATTGGTTAATAAGCAGCTTGTCGGTAAGGAACCGTTGCGGGCTACGGACCAGTTGTTGCGGTTTGTTGATTTTGCTGATGGAATCGCTGAGTATTTTGATCAGATAACCCTCCCAGAGACATTTGATCCGGTTGCCTATGTCAGGCGATACAGGGCCTCTTGGCCTGTTCCTGTGCAAATACAGCATCGGCTCCGTAACGGTGCCATTGGCCCGGACATGGTGCTTTTGCCCGGAGGCCGTTTTCAGATGGGCGATATTCAAGGGGATGGACGTGGAAATGAACGACCGGTGCATGAGGTAGAGCTGGACAGCTTTGCTATTGGTCGTTATCCGGTCACCTTTGCTGAGTATGATATCTTTTGTGAGGCCACTGGCCGTGAAAAGTCGAACGATCAGAGCTGGGGCAGGGGACAGCGACCAGTGATTAATGTCAGATGGGAGGATGCTGTCGCCTATTGTGCGTGGCTGAGCCGGGAAACCGGCCATACCTATCGCCTGCCTACGGAGGCGGAGTGGGAGTATGCCTGCCGAGCGGGCAGTGCATCCAGTTGGTGTTTTGGTGATGATGAGGCCGGTCTTGGTGAATACGCTTGGTACGATAAAAATGGCGAGAAGCAAACCCATCCGGTGGGCGAAAAGAAGGCTAATGCTTGGGGGCTGCACGATATGCACGGCAATGTCTGGGAATGGTGTGGGGATTGGTACGGAGAAAAGTATTACGCTGACTGTCAGCGGCAGGGGACAGTGAAGAGTCCTCCGGGGCTTGCACAGGGGAAAAGGAGGGTTATTCGGGGCGGTTCCTGGGACGACTTTCCTAGCAACGCCCGTTGCTCCTTCCGCAACTGGGACTTTCCTTACCTTCGGTACTTCAGCGTAGGGTTTCGAGTGGTGTTCTCCCCGGCTGCTGGTTCCTGA
- a CDS encoding c-type cytochrome, translating to MKKIIPLCLFSIFLLNNAMAKEFPGNGKRIAESQCVVCHDLTAAKKNKVGPYLFGVVGRVAGTAKEYIHSNAFQKKTRHAAWDKEKLDIYLKDPKDFIPGTKMTFIGVKNDQDRTDIISYLSTLK from the coding sequence ATGAAGAAAATCATTCCGCTGTGCTTATTTTCTATCTTCCTCCTGAACAACGCCATGGCTAAAGAATTTCCGGGAAATGGCAAAAGAATCGCCGAATCGCAGTGCGTTGTTTGTCATGACCTGACAGCTGCAAAGAAAAACAAGGTCGGGCCGTACCTGTTTGGTGTTGTCGGGCGAGTTGCTGGCACAGCAAAAGAGTATATTCACTCCAATGCATTTCAGAAAAAAACCCGGCATGCTGCCTGGGACAAGGAAAAATTGGATATTTATCTCAAGGATCCAAAAGACTTCATTCCTGGAACAAAAATGACGTTTATAGGCGTGAAAAACGATCAGGATCGGACAGATATCATCAGCTATTTGTCCACGCTGAAATGA
- the ppx gene encoding exopolyphosphatase translates to MNEQRPIPEFLAAVDLGSNSFHMVVARIEDGHIHILDKLKEMVRLGAGLDEHNRLSKEARQRALDCLHRFGERVRNFPPGTVAAVGTKTLRQAKKSRSFIEKASEALGHPIAVIGGKEEARLVYLGVSHSLVAEEGKRFVMDIGGGSTELIIGENFEPLHLRSLNMGCVSMSLKFFRNGDLNKNAWAQAKTAAHLELRPVRRYFQKADWASAAGASGTIKTVGSIVQALELSPYHITLDSLYDIRERMIAAGHLDKLDLPGLKAERKPVIAGGLAVLIATFEALRIENMQVSDGALREGLLYERLGRSRCEDTRLKTVESVQQRFQVSRNHADRVTGTARRLFIACEEAWKLQPEDAELLHWAASLHEIGLAVSLSGYQKHGAYLLDHADLPGFSFEEQDWMSILVRCHRKKISKNILGELPAAKRATVLRLAILLRLATLLHRSRKDETAIVEELIAEEEGLSIRFAKGELDRHPLQLASLKQEATYLKNVDFILKFSS, encoded by the coding sequence GTGAACGAACAACGCCCGATACCAGAATTTCTCGCCGCCGTCGACCTCGGCTCTAACAGCTTCCACATGGTTGTGGCCCGGATCGAAGACGGCCATATCCACATCCTGGATAAGCTGAAAGAGATGGTGCGCCTCGGTGCCGGACTTGATGAGCATAACCGGCTCTCCAAAGAGGCACGCCAACGCGCCCTTGACTGTCTTCATCGTTTCGGTGAACGGGTGCGCAATTTTCCGCCCGGAACCGTGGCGGCCGTGGGCACGAAAACCCTGCGTCAGGCCAAGAAATCCCGGAGCTTTATTGAAAAAGCCAGCGAGGCCCTGGGGCATCCCATAGCGGTTATCGGCGGAAAGGAAGAGGCGCGTCTCGTCTATCTGGGCGTGTCTCATTCCCTGGTTGCCGAAGAAGGAAAACGCTTTGTCATGGACATCGGCGGCGGCAGTACCGAGCTGATTATAGGAGAAAATTTCGAGCCCCTGCATTTGCGCAGTCTCAATATGGGCTGTGTCAGTATGAGCCTCAAATTTTTCCGCAACGGCGACCTGAACAAGAACGCCTGGGCCCAGGCCAAAACAGCTGCCCATTTGGAGCTCCGTCCGGTGAGGAGGTATTTCCAAAAAGCGGATTGGGCCTCAGCTGCCGGGGCCTCGGGTACCATTAAGACGGTGGGGAGCATTGTCCAGGCCCTGGAACTTAGCCCGTATCATATCACCTTGGACAGCCTCTACGACATACGGGAGCGGATGATTGCAGCGGGCCACTTGGATAAGCTGGATCTGCCCGGTCTGAAGGCTGAGCGGAAGCCGGTTATCGCCGGGGGGCTGGCAGTCCTTATTGCGACCTTTGAGGCCCTGCGGATTGAGAATATGCAGGTCTCTGACGGTGCCTTACGGGAGGGGCTGCTCTATGAGCGCCTGGGCAGGAGCCGATGCGAGGATACCCGTCTGAAAACCGTTGAGAGTGTACAGCAGCGCTTTCAGGTCAGCCGTAACCATGCTGATCGGGTGACCGGGACAGCCCGGCGTTTGTTCATCGCCTGTGAAGAGGCTTGGAAGCTCCAACCCGAGGATGCTGAACTCCTCCATTGGGCCGCCAGCCTCCATGAAATCGGTCTTGCTGTTTCGTTGAGCGGCTATCAAAAACACGGGGCCTATCTCCTTGACCATGCTGATCTACCAGGATTTTCTTTTGAAGAGCAGGATTGGATGAGTATACTGGTGCGCTGTCATCGCAAGAAGATATCAAAAAATATCTTGGGGGAATTACCTGCTGCAAAACGGGCAACTGTGTTGCGGCTTGCGATCCTGCTGCGCCTTGCAACCCTGCTGCACCGCTCCCGCAAGGACGAGACAGCGATTGTTGAGGAGCTCATTGCTGAAGAAGAGGGATTGTCTATCCGGTTTGCCAAGGGTGAGCTGGACAGGCATCCCCTCCAGCTTGCCAGCCTGAAGCAGGAGGCAACCTATTTAAAAAATGTGGATTTTATCTTAAAATTTTCTTCATGA
- a CDS encoding cobyrinate a,c-diamide synthase gives MKVEMQQDKTATGCIVIAGLSGGSGKSVASVALAAALRRSGHRVVPFKKGPDYIDAGWMTTAAGNPCYNLDPYLMSDTALADSFQRQAAGADYALIEGNRGLYDGVTAEGGFSTAELAVQLDLPVLLVVNCSKTTRTVAALVLGCRELDKRVRIAGVILNQIATPRHERIVTESVEKYTGIPVVGIVPRMKTDIFPMRHLGVTPHQEYGQAATDAAVDRLAAIAEEHFDLERIIGLMEQRRFSPIPTDAGSAKLAESIEPVRIGVLRDAAFQFYYQENLEALQEGGAELVMINALTAETLPNDLDALYIGGGFPETSARQLADNVSFRDSVRQAADEGLPIYAECGGLIFLGRSIILEGKEYPLAGVFPVTFSMSTKPQGHGYSAFIVDQENPFYPLGTQIKGHEFRYSVVEGWDGGLEDLALQMERGTGFQGKRDGLLKKNVLALYTHVLAPGSPEWAAGLLRAARER, from the coding sequence GTGAAGGTGGAAATGCAACAGGACAAAACAGCTACCGGATGCATCGTCATTGCCGGGTTAAGCGGCGGTTCCGGTAAATCCGTGGCCTCGGTGGCCCTAGCAGCGGCCCTGCGACGCAGCGGGCATCGAGTGGTGCCCTTTAAAAAAGGGCCGGATTATATTGATGCGGGTTGGATGACCACCGCAGCCGGGAATCCCTGTTATAATTTGGATCCCTATCTCATGTCCGATACCGCTCTTGCTGATTCCTTTCAGCGGCAGGCTGCTGGTGCTGATTACGCCCTGATAGAGGGTAACCGAGGCCTGTATGACGGAGTGACAGCAGAGGGCGGTTTTTCCACGGCAGAACTGGCTGTGCAGCTGGATCTCCCGGTCTTGCTGGTGGTGAATTGCAGTAAGACCACCCGGACCGTCGCGGCCCTGGTCCTCGGTTGCCGGGAGCTGGATAAACGGGTGCGCATTGCCGGGGTTATTCTCAATCAGATCGCCACACCGCGTCATGAGCGGATTGTCACTGAGTCGGTGGAAAAGTATACCGGTATTCCGGTGGTGGGGATTGTTCCGCGCATGAAGACGGATATTTTTCCCATGCGTCATCTCGGGGTCACCCCGCATCAGGAATACGGGCAAGCAGCAACCGATGCTGCTGTGGATCGCTTGGCAGCCATTGCGGAAGAGCATTTTGATCTGGAGCGAATCATCGGGCTGATGGAACAGCGACGCTTCAGCCCGATCCCGACAGACGCTGGATCAGCGAAATTGGCTGAAAGTATTGAGCCGGTGCGAATCGGCGTCCTCCGTGATGCGGCCTTTCAGTTTTATTATCAGGAGAATCTGGAGGCGTTGCAGGAAGGCGGGGCAGAGCTGGTTATGATTAATGCCCTGACTGCTGAGACCCTGCCGAATGACCTGGATGCCCTGTATATTGGGGGAGGGTTCCCGGAAACCAGTGCCCGGCAGCTGGCCGATAATGTCTCTTTTCGTGATTCTGTTCGTCAGGCAGCAGATGAAGGCCTACCCATTTATGCGGAATGCGGCGGTCTGATCTTCCTTGGCCGATCAATTATCCTTGAAGGCAAGGAGTATCCCCTTGCCGGCGTTTTTCCGGTGACCTTTAGCATGTCGACCAAACCGCAGGGGCATGGCTATTCCGCGTTTATCGTTGATCAGGAAAACCCTTTTTATCCCCTGGGTACTCAAATAAAGGGACATGAGTTTCGTTATTCGGTTGTGGAAGGCTGGGATGGAGGCCTGGAAGACCTCGCCTTGCAGATGGAGCGGGGCACCGGTTTTCAGGGAAAGCGTGACGGTTTGCTGAAGAAGAATGTCCTGGCCCTGTACACCCATGTTCTTGCGCCGGGAAGCCCGGAATGGGCAGCTGGTCTGCTGCGGGCTGCGCGGGAGCGATAG
- a CDS encoding right-handed parallel beta-helix repeat-containing protein, translated as MTFPIRHLFFTIAATCLAVYLSSPAAAKIIFVPNDYPSINGAIQVAQENDTIRVAAGKYFERITLRPGIILEGGWNSNFTKRDIALNATTLGGNPRGGFSVFGADRAVIDGFIITGGKAPLIAPEALIGPGIYADSITITIKNNFITGNNAAGIFLRTCNANITNNMIAANGRAGIMLEKNSSVIIQGNKISYNLTAGINVGGTELSTINMSNNILHNNKRAGVNAAWATGTIRNNLVYQNGHAGIRAGATPMLIANNTVTSNLLAGISIGEPTVDVTTAEVETPKIKNNIITLNGEAGIHANGSGYSHNLLFANNKVNGFHPDFLWYTRLQFGGYEDMVSLEKTKNILADPLFVNPAKHDYHLQPGSPAIDSGDPDVSFNDTNFGPSLGADKNDMGIYGGPFAFPEERPANVSPVADIDLPDRKFYAGGKIPLDGKVSRDPNGDELSYEWRLLAKPAGSKATLSALAKAKTKLASDKGGTYRVSLTVTDRWGLHSNPKTITLIVDSDKPPTAKISKQTSPVNVGDTVKLSAYDKRKQNGNELNFLWKFTRKPAASRTTFADAYTAKPTFVLDAPGCYTVQLMVGNGKKYSEPNTAHICSRQSRFIGQRIVPDEYPTIQSALDTAEVNDQIIVNAGVYKEKIIVDKVVDLIGVGWPVIDGGGEDNNDATVFICYLDNMTSGKMQGFVVTGGGAGIFGHGLQILNSSPEIFNNKISGNKHVGIGIHGHKRFTEKAKIHNNFIFDNAIGVSHGLGTYGQIYENTIYNNKVTGIGVRGLSKPTLRNNTIYDNYVGIGIREEAYPQIEDNEIRDNVIGIAINPGTADAVYAEEESKIKVRNNSILNNRQCGIFISSLHKNGLVTQGNIIKNNVTDTSSSRSGGAVVGYPQESLSGIFLNNNEIKGNNGKNIQQFKAIASSFGEIGNSDNQRPRF; from the coding sequence ATGACTTTCCCCATACGGCATCTTTTTTTTACCATTGCAGCAACATGCCTTGCTGTTTATCTCTCCTCGCCTGCGGCAGCAAAGATTATCTTCGTGCCCAATGATTATCCGTCCATTAACGGGGCCATCCAGGTTGCCCAGGAAAACGATACCATCCGGGTTGCAGCAGGCAAATATTTTGAACGAATAACCCTACGTCCTGGGATCATCCTGGAAGGGGGCTGGAACAGTAACTTTACGAAACGCGATATAGCATTGAATGCCACTACACTAGGGGGCAATCCACGAGGCGGTTTTTCCGTCTTCGGCGCGGATAGAGCGGTAATAGACGGCTTTATCATCACCGGTGGAAAGGCACCACTAATCGCTCCAGAGGCCTTGATCGGCCCAGGTATCTACGCGGACTCAATCACCATAACTATAAAAAATAACTTTATTACAGGAAATAATGCCGCAGGAATTTTTCTCCGCACCTGTAATGCAAATATCACCAACAACATGATTGCTGCCAACGGGCGGGCAGGAATTATGCTGGAAAAAAACAGCTCCGTCATTATTCAAGGCAATAAGATCAGCTACAACCTTACAGCTGGAATCAATGTCGGGGGCACAGAGCTTTCAACTATAAATATGTCCAACAACATCCTTCATAATAACAAAAGAGCCGGCGTCAATGCGGCCTGGGCAACAGGCACCATCCGCAACAACCTTGTCTACCAGAACGGCCATGCCGGTATACGCGCTGGTGCAACACCTATGCTCATAGCCAATAATACGGTTACCAGCAATCTGCTTGCTGGGATTTCCATTGGCGAGCCTACTGTTGACGTAACAACGGCTGAAGTAGAGACCCCAAAAATAAAAAATAACATCATTACCCTTAACGGAGAGGCAGGTATTCACGCCAACGGTTCTGGCTATTCACATAACCTCCTCTTTGCCAATAATAAGGTCAATGGATTCCATCCTGATTTTCTTTGGTACACTCGACTCCAGTTCGGTGGATACGAAGACATGGTCAGCCTGGAAAAGACCAAAAACATCTTAGCTGATCCACTTTTTGTCAACCCAGCAAAACACGACTATCATCTCCAACCCGGCTCGCCTGCAATCGATAGCGGAGATCCTGATGTCAGCTTTAACGATACGAACTTCGGCCCCTCTCTGGGCGCGGACAAAAATGATATGGGCATCTATGGTGGCCCCTTCGCTTTCCCGGAAGAACGACCTGCAAACGTCAGCCCTGTAGCGGATATTGACCTTCCAGACCGAAAATTCTATGCCGGGGGGAAAATACCCCTTGATGGTAAAGTGAGCAGAGACCCCAACGGAGACGAACTTTCCTACGAATGGCGCTTGCTGGCCAAACCTGCGGGAAGCAAAGCAACCTTATCTGCTTTGGCAAAAGCAAAAACCAAGCTTGCCAGCGATAAGGGCGGCACCTACAGGGTGAGCCTCACTGTTACCGACCGCTGGGGATTACACAGCAACCCAAAAACAATCACCTTGATCGTTGATAGCGACAAACCACCAACAGCAAAAATAAGCAAACAGACGAGCCCGGTGAACGTGGGCGACACGGTCAAACTGTCCGCTTATGATAAAAGGAAACAAAACGGCAACGAACTCAATTTCTTATGGAAATTTACCCGTAAACCTGCTGCTAGCAGGACAACCTTTGCCGACGCCTACACGGCAAAACCGACTTTTGTGCTAGACGCTCCTGGCTGTTACACCGTGCAACTTATGGTGGGAAACGGCAAGAAGTACAGCGAACCCAACACAGCCCATATCTGCTCTCGACAAAGCCGCTTTATCGGGCAACGAATCGTACCAGATGAATATCCAACCATACAAAGCGCCCTTGATACTGCTGAGGTCAATGATCAAATCATCGTCAATGCCGGGGTATATAAAGAAAAGATCATCGTCGACAAGGTTGTCGACCTCATCGGCGTGGGTTGGCCAGTTATTGACGGCGGCGGAGAAGACAATAACGACGCAACTGTTTTTATATGTTATCTCGACAATATGACTTCCGGAAAAATGCAAGGGTTTGTTGTTACCGGCGGCGGAGCAGGAATCTTCGGGCATGGTCTGCAAATATTGAATTCCAGCCCAGAAATTTTCAATAATAAAATTAGCGGCAACAAACATGTAGGGATCGGAATCCACGGCCATAAACGTTTCACGGAAAAAGCCAAAATCCACAATAATTTTATCTTTGATAATGCCATCGGCGTAAGTCACGGCCTGGGCACCTATGGACAGATCTACGAGAACACCATATACAATAATAAGGTGACAGGTATTGGGGTCCGAGGCCTCTCCAAACCCACCCTCAGAAACAACACCATATACGATAATTACGTGGGTATAGGCATCAGAGAAGAAGCGTATCCGCAGATTGAGGATAACGAAATTCGCGACAACGTTATCGGCATTGCCATTAATCCCGGCACAGCCGATGCTGTATATGCGGAAGAAGAGAGCAAAATTAAGGTCAGAAATAATTCAATACTCAATAATCGACAATGCGGTATTTTCATTTCCTCTCTCCATAAAAATGGCCTTGTTACACAAGGAAATATAATAAAAAACAATGTGACCGATACATCCAGCAGCAGAAGCGGCGGTGCCGTGGTCGGTTATCCGCAAGAGAGCCTCTCAGGCATCTTCCTGAATAATAACGAGATAAAAGGAAATAACGGGAAGAACATTCAGCAGTTTAAGGCAATAGCAAGCTCATTTGGAGAAATAGGCAACTCCGACAACCAAAGGCCTCGTTTTTAG
- a CDS encoding VWA domain-containing protein, producing the protein MNIKKIILFILLIALTACSNTPKENVPKKDVLRQETTVALDTTLDENNIIGASKTEPSANHPLVESKQVREKKEKFAGMADAEESIAMIAKAPVRSMSIVNMAAPQPQPEWNTESYNALQENGFISTVNDPLSTFSIDVDTASYSNVRRFINEGKLPPKGAVRIEEMINYFSYDYPQPDAEHPFSVTTEVGPCPWNNSRKLVRIGLKAKDIDKKDLPPSNLVFLIDVSGSMSAPNKLPLLQKSMKMLVKQMGRNDRISIVVYAGHDHVILPPTAGSEQQKIIAAIEALGAGGSTHASSGITTAYQLAEQAFLPNGNNRIVLASDGDFNVGTTSRGELQKLVEEKRKSGIHLTVLGFGMGNYHDDTMEILADKGNGNYAYIDSLLEAKKVMVKEMSGTLFALAGDVKIQVEFNPKKVGAYRLIGYENRALADEDFNDDKKDAGEIGVGHRVTALYELIPTGAAGQPSVDPLKYQKAEQSSETQYADELMTVKLRYKPLQTSESVLLSTVVKDNKLALEDTGNDFRFAASVAGFGMLLSNSDHADGVGWPQILTLAKGAKGTDEEGYRAEFIRLVETAEILAEK; encoded by the coding sequence ATGAACATCAAGAAAATCATTCTTTTTATCCTCCTGATCGCCCTGACCGCCTGTTCTAATACACCAAAAGAAAATGTTCCGAAAAAGGATGTCCTGCGGCAAGAAACGACCGTTGCTCTTGATACGACGTTGGACGAGAACAACATAATCGGCGCGTCAAAGACTGAACCGTCGGCAAACCATCCTCTTGTTGAATCAAAACAAGTGAGGGAGAAAAAAGAAAAGTTTGCAGGCATGGCGGATGCGGAAGAGAGTATAGCTATGATAGCTAAAGCTCCTGTCAGGTCCATGTCGATTGTGAACATGGCAGCCCCTCAGCCACAGCCCGAATGGAACACGGAATCCTATAATGCTCTGCAAGAAAACGGCTTCATCAGCACAGTCAACGATCCCCTGTCAACTTTTTCCATTGACGTGGATACAGCCTCCTACAGCAATGTACGCCGCTTTATCAATGAGGGAAAACTGCCGCCCAAGGGAGCTGTACGCATTGAGGAGATGATCAATTATTTCTCCTATGATTACCCTCAACCGGATGCCGAACATCCTTTCTCCGTGACAACCGAGGTCGGCCCCTGCCCTTGGAATAACAGCCGCAAGCTGGTTCGAATCGGCCTGAAGGCAAAAGATATTGACAAAAAAGATCTCCCGCCGTCGAACCTGGTCTTTCTCATCGATGTTTCTGGCTCCATGTCCGCGCCCAATAAACTCCCCCTCCTGCAAAAATCCATGAAGATGCTGGTCAAGCAAATGGGCAGGAACGATCGAATTTCCATAGTGGTCTATGCCGGGCATGATCACGTGATACTGCCTCCGACAGCCGGTTCTGAGCAACAGAAAATCATCGCCGCCATTGAGGCACTAGGGGCAGGAGGCTCAACCCATGCCTCCAGCGGTATTACCACGGCCTACCAATTGGCCGAACAGGCCTTTCTTCCAAACGGCAATAACCGGATCGTCCTTGCTTCGGACGGAGATTTCAATGTGGGCACCACCAGTCGTGGGGAGCTGCAAAAGCTGGTTGAGGAAAAGAGAAAATCAGGTATTCACCTAACCGTACTCGGCTTCGGCATGGGCAACTATCATGATGACACAATGGAAATCCTCGCGGATAAGGGGAACGGCAACTATGCCTATATTGACAGCCTGCTGGAGGCGAAAAAGGTTATGGTCAAAGAGATGAGCGGCACGCTCTTTGCTCTGGCAGGCGATGTCAAAATTCAGGTGGAATTTAATCCGAAAAAGGTCGGTGCGTACCGGCTCATCGGCTATGAAAACCGGGCACTTGCCGATGAAGACTTTAATGACGATAAAAAAGACGCCGGTGAAATCGGGGTTGGGCACAGGGTCACGGCCCTGTATGAGCTGATCCCGACCGGTGCTGCTGGCCAGCCTTCCGTAGACCCGCTCAAATATCAGAAAGCTGAGCAAAGTTCGGAGACGCAATATGCTGATGAGTTGATGACCGTCAAGCTGCGCTATAAGCCCCTTCAAACATCTGAATCTGTTCTGCTCAGCACCGTGGTTAAAGATAACAAACTTGCACTGGAGGACACAGGCAATGATTTCCGTTTTGCGGCCTCTGTTGCCGGTTTCGGTATGCTGCTCAGCAATTCCGATCATGCCGACGGAGTCGGCTGGCCGCAAATCCTCACCCTTGCCAAGGGTGCAAAGGGCACGGACGAAGAAGGCTACCGGGCCGAGTTCATACGGCTTGTCGAGACAGCCGAGATACTGGCTGAAAAATAA